From the genome of Flavobacterium luteolum, one region includes:
- the rnc gene encoding ribonuclease III produces MNIIKKIFSKSRSLEDGIFFDTIQKILGFQPSSIDFYRRAFTHRSSNKLDQNGHPINYERLEFLGDAMLSAVIAAHLFNKAPNGDEGYLTKMRSKIVSREHLNELGKDLNLVQFVESKVPIQHFGENIHGNIFESLIGAIYLDKGYSFCEKFIQKRVVTPYVDIARLEGKVISYKSLVIEWCQKEKRVFHYDIFEDNGIDGQRLFGVKLSIDDKVVARARATSKKKAEEKASQRAYFAFQEKIDKK; encoded by the coding sequence ATGAATATTATCAAAAAAATATTTTCTAAATCCCGTTCTCTAGAAGACGGGATTTTTTTTGACACTATTCAGAAAATTCTTGGTTTTCAGCCTTCAAGTATAGATTTTTACAGACGTGCATTTACACATCGTTCATCTAATAAATTAGATCAGAATGGGCATCCTATTAATTATGAGCGTTTAGAATTTTTAGGAGATGCTATGTTAAGTGCTGTCATTGCAGCGCATTTGTTTAATAAAGCTCCAAATGGCGATGAAGGTTATTTAACCAAAATGCGTTCTAAAATTGTGAGCCGTGAACATTTGAATGAATTAGGTAAAGATTTAAATTTAGTGCAATTTGTAGAAAGCAAAGTGCCAATTCAGCATTTTGGAGAAAACATTCACGGTAATATTTTTGAATCTCTTATAGGAGCTATTTATTTAGATAAAGGCTATTCGTTTTGCGAAAAATTCATCCAAAAAAGAGTAGTGACACCTTATGTCGATATTGCGCGACTAGAAGGAAAAGTTATAAGTTATAAAAGTCTTGTTATCGAATGGTGTCAGAAAGAAAAAAGAGTTTTTCATTATGACATTTTTGAAGATAACGGAATAGACGGCCAGCGATTATTTGGTGTTAAATTAAGTATTGATGATAAAGTTGTTGCGAGAGCGAGAGCAACTTCAAAAAAGAAAGCCGAAGAGAAAGCCTCTCAGAGAGCTTATTTTGCGTTTCAAGAAAAAATTGACAAGAAATAG
- a CDS encoding RNA polymerase sigma factor — MSTIHDQHYIDKILQGETNAFAVLVDRYKDMIFTLALKMVKNREEAEEVAQDTFIKIYNSLTKFKGESKFSTWIYKIAYNTCLDRLKKNKKEDLNISIDDFSSHLIKTMDNALSALEEKERKYTIQKCLNLLPSDENFLLTLFYFDDQNLEEIGKIMNISANNAKVKLFRSRQKLAVILRLQLEPEIIECYERER, encoded by the coding sequence ATGAGCACAATACATGATCAACATTATATCGATAAAATTTTGCAAGGCGAGACCAATGCATTTGCCGTTCTTGTGGATCGATATAAGGATATGATCTTTACCTTAGCTCTTAAAATGGTTAAAAATCGTGAAGAAGCAGAAGAAGTAGCTCAAGACACTTTTATAAAAATTTATAATTCATTGACAAAATTTAAAGGCGAATCTAAATTTTCGACCTGGATTTACAAAATTGCTTATAATACCTGTCTGGATCGTTTGAAGAAAAACAAGAAAGAAGATTTAAATATTTCTATTGATGATTTTTCTTCTCATTTAATTAAAACAATGGACAACGCTTTGAGTGCTTTAGAAGAAAAAGAACGAAAGTATACCATTCAGAAATGTTTAAATTTATTACCGAGTGATGAAAACTTCCTTTTGACCTTATTTTATTTTGATGATCAAAATTTAGAAGAAATTGGAAAAATCATGAATATATCGGCCAACAATGCCAAAGTAAAGTTATTTAGGAGCCGTCAGAAATTAGCTGTAATTTTGAGACTGCAGTTAGAACCAGAAATAATAGAATGTTATGAAAGAGAGCGATAA
- the fabF gene encoding beta-ketoacyl-ACP synthase II, which produces MALRRVVVTGLGALTPIGNNIQEYWNALVNGVSGAAPITYYDTEKHKTKFACEVKNFNIEDYMDRKESRRLDKFAQYAIAASDEAIKDAGITNDNVNKQRVGVIWGAGIGGLETFQDEVLYYAKGDGTPKFNPFFIPKMIADIAPAHISMRNGYMGPNYTTVSACASSANALIDAFNYIRLGMCDVIVSGGSEAAVTIAGMGGFSSMHALSTRNESPETASRPFDATRDGFVLGEGAGALVLEDYEHAKARGAKIYCEIGGGGMSSDAYHLTAPHPEGIGVIAVMENTLRDAGMTPDQVDHINTHGTSTPLGDVAELKAISKVFGDHAKNININSTKSMTGHLLGAAGAIEAIASILAMQHGIVPPTINHTVVDENIDPSLNLTLNKPQKREVNVAMSNTFGFGGHNACVLFKKLAD; this is translated from the coding sequence ATGGCATTAAGGCGAGTTGTTGTAACAGGATTAGGTGCACTTACTCCTATCGGGAATAATATCCAAGAATATTGGAACGCACTTGTGAATGGGGTTAGCGGAGCGGCTCCTATAACATATTATGATACAGAAAAGCATAAAACGAAATTTGCCTGCGAAGTAAAAAACTTCAATATTGAAGATTACATGGATCGTAAGGAATCTCGTCGATTAGATAAATTTGCACAATATGCAATTGCTGCCAGTGATGAAGCTATTAAAGATGCAGGAATCACAAATGATAACGTAAACAAACAAAGAGTTGGTGTTATCTGGGGAGCTGGAATTGGAGGTTTAGAAACTTTCCAAGATGAAGTGCTTTATTATGCAAAAGGTGATGGAACTCCAAAATTCAATCCTTTCTTTATCCCTAAAATGATTGCCGATATTGCTCCTGCACATATTTCTATGCGTAATGGGTATATGGGACCAAATTATACTACGGTTTCTGCTTGTGCATCTTCTGCAAACGCATTAATCGATGCTTTCAACTACATTCGTTTAGGAATGTGCGATGTTATTGTTTCTGGTGGTTCTGAAGCTGCTGTTACAATTGCTGGTATGGGAGGATTTAGCTCAATGCACGCTTTATCAACAAGAAACGAAAGTCCAGAAACAGCTTCAAGACCTTTTGATGCAACCAGAGATGGTTTCGTTTTAGGAGAAGGAGCAGGAGCTTTAGTTCTTGAAGACTACGAACATGCTAAAGCCAGAGGTGCAAAAATCTACTGCGAAATTGGCGGTGGAGGTATGTCATCTGATGCTTACCACTTAACTGCGCCACATCCAGAAGGAATTGGAGTTATTGCAGTAATGGAAAACACATTGAGAGATGCTGGTATGACTCCTGATCAAGTGGATCATATCAATACTCACGGAACTTCTACTCCATTAGGAGACGTTGCTGAATTAAAAGCGATTAGCAAAGTTTTTGGAGATCACGCTAAAAATATCAACATCAACTCTACAAAATCGATGACAGGACACTTATTGGGCGCGGCTGGTGCTATTGAGGCTATTGCTTCAATCTTGGCTATGCAACACGGAATTGTTCCTCCAACGATTAACCATACAGTTGTTGACGAAAATATTGATCCATCTTTAAATCTTACTCTAAACAAACCTCAAAAAAGAGAAGTAAATGTTGCTATGAGTAATACATTTGGTTTTGGTGGACACAATGCTTGCGTATTGTTTAAAAAATTAGCTGACTAA
- the rnhA gene encoding ribonuclease HI, which yields MNHEVHIYTDGAAKGNPGNGGYGVVMELVGTPHKKEFYEGFRLTTNNRMELLAVIVGLEKLKKPNMKVLVISDSKYVVDSVEKKWVFGWEKKGYKDKKNPDLWKRFLIVYRKHQVDFKWIKGHNNHPQNERCDQLAVMASMQPKLSVDVYYETIGSKQ from the coding sequence ATGAATCACGAAGTACATATATATACAGATGGCGCGGCAAAAGGAAATCCTGGCAATGGCGGTTACGGCGTGGTAATGGAATTGGTTGGCACTCCTCATAAAAAAGAATTCTACGAAGGTTTTCGACTTACTACTAATAATAGAATGGAACTTCTGGCTGTAATTGTGGGGTTAGAAAAATTAAAAAAGCCAAACATGAAAGTTTTGGTCATTTCTGATTCAAAATACGTTGTAGATTCTGTCGAAAAAAAATGGGTTTTTGGCTGGGAGAAAAAAGGCTATAAGGATAAAAAAAATCCAGATTTATGGAAACGTTTTCTAATTGTGTACCGCAAACACCAAGTCGATTTTAAATGGATTAAAGGTCACAACAATCATCCGCAAAATGAGCGCTGCGATCAATTGGCCGTTATGGCATCCATGCAACCTAAACTTTCGGTTGACGTATATTACGAAACCATCGGGTCTAAACAATAA
- a CDS encoding DUF6249 domain-containing protein, protein MDEKILIPISLFLMIFGIVYLIYSTRNRERLALIEKGVDASIFLQGKGSGVPAWKVFVVNIAFLLIGSGVGIFLALLITTYTSLDDGAVYPSIIFIMAGIGLLTGFKTAKDLDKE, encoded by the coding sequence ATGGACGAAAAAATTTTAATTCCAATCAGTCTTTTCTTAATGATCTTCGGGATTGTTTATTTAATTTATTCAACAAGAAACAGAGAGCGTTTGGCTCTTATAGAAAAAGGAGTAGATGCAAGTATCTTTTTACAAGGAAAAGGAAGCGGGGTTCCAGCCTGGAAAGTGTTTGTTGTAAATATAGCTTTCCTATTAATAGGATCGGGTGTTGGAATTTTTCTAGCGTTATTAATTACAACTTATACGTCTCTAGATGATGGTGCCGTTTATCCTTCAATTATTTTCATCATGGCAGGAATTGGACTTTTGACAGGTTTTAAAACTGCTAAAGATTTAGATAAAGAATAA
- a CDS encoding IPExxxVDY family protein, which translates to MAIHKLDLDEFDEIDYYLMAIHTSLEDYRLAYFINKILPINLSKSKNEIHAQTKEGEANFSRFYYYDEEKAVSWNLIQNKNEIISVSTNDFQNLFSNETSEVSTTIHLLPEFKKVDFFLKIDNSEEALNFSEIQQKLNTIESIAAIYAVDTDKIKSKNNLIF; encoded by the coding sequence ATGGCTATTCATAAATTGGATTTAGACGAATTTGACGAAATTGATTATTATTTAATGGCAATTCATACTTCATTAGAAGATTATAGATTGGCCTATTTTATCAATAAAATCCTTCCGATTAACTTAAGTAAGAGCAAAAACGAGATCCATGCTCAAACTAAGGAAGGTGAAGCAAATTTTTCCAGATTCTATTATTATGATGAAGAAAAAGCTGTTTCCTGGAATTTAATTCAGAATAAAAATGAAATCATTTCTGTGAGTACAAATGATTTCCAGAATTTGTTTTCTAATGAAACAAGTGAGGTTTCTACAACAATTCATTTACTTCCTGAATTCAAGAAAGTCGATTTTTTCCTGAAAATTGATAATAGCGAAGAGGCGCTTAATTTTTCAGAAATTCAACAAAAATTAAACACAATAGAAAGTATAGCGGCTATTTATGCTGTGGATACTGATAAAATAAAATCAAAAAACAATCTAATTTTTTAA
- the purN gene encoding phosphoribosylglycinamide formyltransferase: MKKIIVFASGSGTNAENIIKYFSNTEIAKVVSVFTNNASAKVIDRAKNHQIPVEIFSKNELLERNVLQKVQEIDPDLIILAGFLLKFPENIIEQYPNKIINIHPALLPNYGGKGMYGMHIHRAIVNNKEKETGISIHYVNENYDEGAIIFQANVALTDEDTPETVAEKIHELEQKHFPEIIHKILEQ, encoded by the coding sequence ATGAAAAAAATTATCGTTTTTGCCTCAGGATCAGGAACTAACGCAGAGAACATTATAAAATATTTTTCGAACACCGAAATTGCAAAGGTCGTTTCGGTCTTTACAAATAATGCTTCGGCAAAAGTTATTGACAGAGCAAAAAATCATCAAATTCCTGTCGAAATCTTCTCAAAAAACGAACTTTTAGAAAGAAATGTATTACAAAAAGTACAGGAAATCGACCCAGATTTGATAATTCTTGCTGGTTTTTTACTCAAATTCCCCGAAAACATCATCGAACAATATCCAAACAAAATAATAAACATACATCCGGCACTTTTACCTAATTATGGTGGGAAAGGAATGTACGGAATGCACATACATAGAGCTATAGTTAATAATAAGGAAAAAGAAACTGGAATATCAATTCATTACGTTAATGAAAATTATGATGAAGGCGCTATTATTTTTCAGGCAAATGTGGCCTTGACAGATGAAGACACTCCAGAAACTGTTGCAGAAAAGATTCACGAACTGGAACAAAAACATTTCCCAGAGATTATTCATAAAATATTAGAGCAATAA
- a CDS encoding acyl carrier protein, with protein sequence MSDIASRVKAIIVDKLGVDENEVVTEASFTNDLGADSLDTVELIMEFEKEFDIQIPDDQAENIATVGQAISYIEEAKK encoded by the coding sequence ATGTCAGACATTGCATCAAGAGTAAAAGCGATTATCGTAGACAAATTAGGTGTTGACGAAAACGAAGTTGTAACAGAAGCAAGCTTCACTAATGATTTAGGAGCTGACTCATTAGACACTGTTGAGCTTATTATGGAATTCGAAAAAGAATTTGATATTCAAATTCCAGACGATCAAGCAGAAAACATTGCTACTGTTGGTCAAGCTATTTCTTATATCGAAGAAGCAAAAAAATAA
- a CDS encoding alpha/beta hydrolase family protein: protein MKNKTAFFKQVLKGKKTCTYILLMLLLFITNYASAIPSNFTTKEVKFVSEGISLSGTIFIPNNMQAAVVIVHGSGQEKRMTDFATTLANNGVAVLTYDKRGVGESGGVYAGPEVGTNNVDFSNLNLLSLDVSAAVNTLSKSLSNNKISIGLIGGSQAGWIIPLAAEKNKNVKFMTIFSGALITVKEQLRFQFYTNGDKNFWDTHSEEEARKHVFNDPNKYEFVDTDPKGILSKLSIPGIWIFGGKDIQVPANLSIEYLDALKSKGKPYDYKLFPNLGHNTAFSKSEEPMKDAINWIKNVK from the coding sequence ATGAAAAATAAAACAGCATTTTTTAAACAAGTTCTAAAAGGAAAAAAAACATGCACATATATTCTATTAATGTTGTTGTTATTTATTACAAATTATGCATCAGCAATTCCATCAAACTTTACTACTAAAGAAGTAAAATTTGTTAGTGAAGGCATTTCACTTTCTGGAACCATTTTTATACCAAACAATATGCAAGCAGCTGTTGTGATTGTTCATGGATCTGGACAAGAAAAAAGAATGACAGACTTTGCTACAACTCTAGCCAACAACGGAGTTGCAGTTTTAACCTATGACAAACGTGGAGTCGGAGAATCAGGTGGCGTATATGCTGGACCAGAAGTAGGAACAAACAATGTTGATTTCTCAAATCTAAATCTTTTGTCTTTAGATGTAAGTGCTGCTGTAAATACTTTATCTAAATCCTTATCAAATAATAAAATATCAATCGGTTTAATCGGAGGCAGTCAAGCTGGATGGATAATTCCATTGGCTGCAGAGAAAAATAAGAACGTTAAATTTATGACCATATTTAGCGGAGCTCTTATAACGGTTAAAGAACAATTGAGATTCCAATTCTATACAAATGGAGATAAAAATTTTTGGGATACACACTCTGAAGAAGAGGCAAGAAAACATGTATTCAATGACCCTAACAAATACGAATTCGTTGACACAGATCCTAAAGGTATTCTTTCTAAATTATCAATTCCAGGAATATGGATTTTTGGAGGTAAAGATATTCAAGTCCCTGCGAATCTATCAATCGAATATCTTGATGCATTAAAATCTAAAGGGAAACCTTATGACTATAAATTATTTCCAAACTTGGGTCACAATACAGCTTTTTCAAAGTCTGAAGAGCCAATGAAAGATGCAATCAATTGGATTAAAAATGTAAAATAA
- the pyk gene encoding pyruvate kinase: MLTNKKTKIVATLGPACSTREIIKDMIDAGVNVFRINFSHADYEGVKEKIDIIRGLNEEFGYTTAILGDLQGPKLRVGVMEEGTVVNDGDEITFTTAEDIIGNAKKAFMKYQNFPNDVNVGERILLDDGKLIFEIVSTDKKTEVVAKVIQGGELKSKKGVNLPNTKISLPALTEKDIADAIFAIEQKVDWIALSFVKTPRDLQDLQELIAKHSDVKIPIIAKIEMPEALENMDKIVAYCDGLMVARGDLGVELPAHEVPLVQKDLIRRAKTARIPVIVATQMMETMITSLTPTRAEVNDVANSVMDGADAVMLSGETATGNYPVQVIQRMAQICEAVENSPLIQVPQNTPQIKTKRFVTKTVCHQAALLANEIEAKAICTLTNSGYTAFQISAWRPSTAHILVFTSNRRILTQLNLLWGVKSFYYDNEESTDDTVTDVNQIAIEKGYAQKGDYLINLAAMPIKDKGMVNTMRVSEIE, from the coding sequence ATGTTAACAAACAAGAAAACCAAAATTGTTGCTACACTTGGCCCCGCTTGTAGTACAAGAGAGATCATTAAAGATATGATCGATGCAGGTGTTAATGTGTTTAGAATCAATTTTTCGCATGCAGATTACGAAGGAGTAAAAGAAAAAATCGACATTATTAGAGGATTAAACGAAGAGTTTGGTTACACAACTGCAATCTTAGGAGATTTGCAAGGACCAAAACTTAGAGTTGGTGTAATGGAAGAAGGAACTGTTGTAAATGATGGTGATGAAATCACTTTTACAACTGCAGAAGATATTATCGGAAATGCAAAAAAAGCATTTATGAAATATCAAAATTTCCCAAATGATGTAAATGTTGGAGAGCGTATTTTGCTTGACGATGGTAAACTTATTTTTGAAATTGTTTCAACAGATAAAAAAACAGAAGTTGTTGCTAAGGTTATTCAAGGTGGAGAATTAAAATCTAAAAAAGGAGTTAATCTTCCTAACACAAAAATTTCTTTACCAGCTTTAACAGAAAAAGATATTGCAGATGCTATTTTTGCAATCGAACAAAAAGTAGACTGGATTGCACTTTCATTCGTAAAGACTCCACGCGATTTACAAGATTTGCAAGAATTAATTGCTAAACATTCAGATGTAAAAATTCCAATCATTGCTAAAATTGAAATGCCAGAAGCTCTTGAGAACATGGATAAAATTGTAGCATATTGCGATGGTTTAATGGTTGCTCGTGGAGATCTTGGTGTTGAGCTTCCTGCTCACGAAGTTCCATTGGTACAAAAAGATTTGATCAGAAGAGCTAAAACTGCTAGAATTCCTGTTATCGTTGCTACACAAATGATGGAAACAATGATTACAAGTTTAACTCCAACAAGAGCAGAGGTAAATGACGTTGCGAACTCAGTAATGGACGGAGCAGATGCTGTAATGTTATCTGGAGAAACTGCTACAGGAAACTATCCAGTACAAGTAATTCAAAGAATGGCACAAATTTGCGAAGCTGTAGAAAACTCTCCGCTTATTCAAGTTCCTCAAAATACACCACAAATTAAAACTAAACGTTTCGTTACTAAAACAGTTTGCCACCAAGCAGCTTTATTAGCAAATGAAATCGAAGCTAAAGCAATTTGTACTTTGACAAATAGCGGTTATACAGCGTTCCAAATTTCGGCTTGGAGACCATCAACAGCTCATATTTTAGTATTTACTTCAAACAGAAGAATCTTAACACAATTGAATTTATTATGGGGAGTTAAATCTTTCTACTATGATAATGAAGAAAGTACAGACGATACTGTGACAGATGTAAATCAAATTGCAATCGAGAAAGGTTATGCACAAAAAGGAGATTATTTAATCAATCTTGCTGCAATGCCAATTAAAGATAAAGGAATGGTTAACACGATGAGAGTTTCTGAAATCGAATAA